One Ricinus communis isolate WT05 ecotype wild-type chromosome 1, ASM1957865v1, whole genome shotgun sequence DNA window includes the following coding sequences:
- the LOC8267341 gene encoding uncharacterized protein LOC8267341 → MPLSLCSTRSLLFLFILSALPIAIIISLELSEPSTPVFHYHSSGFLRECAKWDDLNRRFLVSFLDGGIGEIRVPVDYSPGTVLEEVTVVKDADLAGNSSVGFVVDRPRNRLVVVNADVIGNKYSAVAAYDLSTWERLFLTQLSGPSDGKAFADDVAVDAEGNAYVTDVKASKIWKVGNDGKFLSVITNPLFIQKEWYKNLIALNGIVYHPDGFLIVIHTFTGNLYKIDLAKGDEVKLIKVEGGSLSFGDGLELLSPTKIVVAGNPSGRLVESSDGWETATLVGKFKGPAHRLATAATVKDGKVYLNHMIGIGYPKKKHVLVEAVFSS, encoded by the exons ATGCCTCTCTCGCTATGCTCCACAAGATCCCTCCTCTTTCTCTTCATCCTCTCAGCCCTCCCAATCGCTATCATAATCTCTCTCGAGCTATCTGAGCCCTCTACTCCCGTCTTTCACTACCACAGCTCCGGCTTCTTACGCGAGTGCGCCAAGTGGGACGATCTCAACCGTCGATTCCTCGTCTCTTTCTTGGATGGCGGAATCGGCGAGATTCGCGTGCCTGTCGACTACTCTCCCGGTACTGTTTTAGAGGAAGTTACTGTGGTTAAAGACGCTGACTTGGCTGGTAACTCATCCGTGGGTTTCGTCGTTGACCGGCCTAGGAATCGGCTGGTTGTGGTCAACGCTGATGTGATTGGAAACAAGTATAGTGCTGTTGCGGCTTATGATTTGTCCACTTGGGAGCGTTTGTTTCTTACACAACTCAGTGGCCCAA GCGATGGGAAAGCTTTTGCAGATGATGTTGCAGTCGATGCAGAAGGTAATGCATATGTTACTGATGTCAAAGCCAGTAAAATTTGGAAGGTTGGGAATGACGGAAAGTTCCTATCCGTTATCACAAACCCGCTCTTCATTCAAAAAGAGTGGTACAAAAACCTGATTGCACTAAACGGAATCGTTTACCACCCAGATGGTTTCTTGATTGTCATTCATACTTTCACTGGGAATTTATACAAGATTGATCTAGCCAAGGGAGATGAAGTCAAGTTAATCAAGGTAGAAGGTGGCTCCCTGTCATTTGGAGATGGTCTGGAGCTACTGTCGCCCACTAAAATTGTGGTTGCTGGAAATCCTTCTGGGAGATTAGTTGAGAGCTCTGATGGGTGGGAGACTGCTACTCTTGTGGGCAAGTTTAAAGGCCCTGCGCACCGTCTGGCCACTGCTGCAACTGTGAAGGACGGGAAAGTTTATCTTAACCACATGATTGGTATAGGGTACCCTAAGAAGAAGCATGTTCTTGTTGAGGCAGTTTTTTCTTCATAA
- the LOC8267340 gene encoding protein trichome birefringence-like 6, translating to MERQRSFSFKPTRFLVFSFTLSSSIIFLTFFTAWLFKSSPSILQETNFELNRTSLLLGLKPISVQSLTANFSANSFKSSVFTDSHFTVPENTSGFASISISRDRGESEPLKAERDKDGVNGNFTRVQESVTVPATSSSEKSQVVSSENSEKKKIKAISTSDSEVSRSEKIAEKTKAAGSLEYIEGPKEGGIKEKKNKAATSFENPRAPSKVKIKEKNTRVCDITKGRWTYDESYPLYTNSSCPFIDEGFDCVGSGRLDKNYMKWRWQPQDCDIPRFNASRMLDLIRGKRLVFVGDSINRNQWESLLCMLIGAARDPKMVYETHGRKITKEKGNYSFRFVEYKCTVEYYVSHFLVHESKARVGQKRVQTLRIDAIDHGSSRWRGADILIFNTAHWWSHFKTKAGINYYQEGNQVHPKLDVSTAFRRALMTWASWVDRHINPRKTQVFFRSSAPSHFRGGQWNSGGHCKEATEPLNETSGVAFPEKNTITEDIIKHMTTPVTFLNITSLSEFRIDGHPSIYGKTPTKRYTSSGQDCSHWCLPGIPDTWNELLYFHLQSKRRDSIQ from the exons ATGGAGAGGCAGAGAAGTTTCTCCTTCAAACCAACTAGATTTCTGGTCTTCTCTTTCACGCTTTCATCTTCTATAATCTTCCTCACTTTTTTTACTGCCTGGCTTTTCAAATCCAGCCCTTCAATTCTCCAAGAAACAAATTTTGAGCTCAATAGAACCTCCCTTCTTCTGGGTCTCAAACCCATTTCTGTACAGTCCTTGACTGCTAATTTTTCAGCAAACAGCTTTAAGAGTTCCGTTTTTACAGATTCCCATTTTACAGTACCTGAAAATACTTCTGGGTTTGCAAGCATTTCAATTTCTAGAGATAGAGGTGAATCTGAACCGCTAAAAGCTGAAAGAGACAAAGATGGTGTAAATGGTAATTTTACTAGAGTGCAAGAGAGTGTAACAGTACCAGCGACTTCTTCATCTGAGAAAAGTCAAGTCGTAAGTAGTGAAAAtagtgaaaagaagaaaataaaagcaatCTCAACAAGTGATAGTGAAGTTTCAAGGAGTGAGAAGATTGCAGAAAAGACTAAAGCAGCTGGTTCACTTGAATATATTGAAGGACCAAAGGAAGGTGGGattaaagagaagaaaaacaaagcaGCAACCTCATTTGAAAATCCGAGAGCTCCAAGTAAAGTAAAGATTAAAgagaagaatacaagagtcTGTGACATTACAAAAGGGAGGTGGACCTATGATGAAAGCTATCCTTTATATACTAATAGTTCATGTCCTTTTATAGATGAAGGATTCGATTGTGTTGGCAGTGGAAGGTTGGACAAAAATTACATGAAGTGGAGATGGCAACCTCAAGATTGTGACATCCCAAG GTTCAACGCGAGCAGAATGCTAGATTTAATCAGAGGGAAGAGGCTGGTTTTTGTTGGTGATTCAATTAATAGGAATCAGTGGGAGTCCCTGCTGTGTATGTTAATTGGAGCTGCTAGAGATCCTAAGATGGTGTATGAGACTCATGGTAGGAAAATCACCAAGGAGAAAGGGAATTATAGCTTCAGATTTGTG GAATACAAATGTACTGTTGAATACTATGTGTCGCATTTCTTGGTTCACGAGAGCAAAGCAAGAGTAGGGCAGAAACGGGTGCAGACATTGCGGATTGATGCTATTGATCACGGATCATCAAGATGGAGAGGAGCTGATATTCTGATTTTTAACACTGCCCATTGGTGGTCTCACTTCAAAACAAAAGCTGG GATTAACTATTACCAAGAGGGGAACCAAGTTCATCCCAAGCTTGACGTTTCTACGGCTTTCAGAAGAGCTTTAATGACTTGGGCATCATGGGTTGATAGACACATTAATCCCAGAAAGACCCAAGTTTTCTTTCGAAGTTCAGCACCTTCCCATTTCAG GGGCGGGCAATGGAATTCAGGTGGCCATTGTAAGGAAGCTACAGAACCCCTAAATGAAACTTCTGGTGTGGCTTTTCCTGAGAAGAACACAATCACGGAAGATATCATCAAGCATATGACAACTCCTGTTACTTTCTTAAATATTACTAGTTTATCAGAATTCCGAATAGATGGTCATCCATCCATATATGGAAAAACACCTACAAAACGATACACTTCAAGCGGTCAAGATTGCAGCCATTGGTGTCTTCCCGGCATCCCCGATACATGGAAtgagttattatattttcactTGCAGAGCAAACGGCGGGACAGTATTCAATAA